A DNA window from Candidatus Sulfidibacterium hydrothermale contains the following coding sequences:
- a CDS encoding YqgE/AlgH family protein, which translates to MKIDRLVQIKPNHLKPAKGRLLLSEPFMGDYYFGRSVILLAEHNDEGSFGLVLNKPTNKKISEVTEEFPELDAPLYIGGPVEPNRLFFIHTLGDEINDSIEVSKGLFWGGSMDDVIELSQLKKLNSENSRFFIGYAGWGAHQMDDELKRNSWAVVTATSDVIFKTDPRILWKKLTRKLGSDYRLWAKFPVNPNLN; encoded by the coding sequence ATGAAAATTGACCGACTGGTACAAATAAAACCCAATCATTTAAAACCGGCAAAGGGGCGTTTGCTGTTGTCAGAGCCCTTTATGGGTGATTATTACTTTGGCCGCTCGGTTATTTTGCTTGCTGAACACAACGATGAAGGCTCATTTGGCCTGGTTTTAAACAAACCCACAAACAAAAAGATCAGCGAAGTAACGGAAGAATTTCCGGAACTGGATGCACCACTTTATATCGGTGGCCCGGTAGAACCCAACCGGTTGTTTTTTATCCACACCCTGGGAGACGAAATCAACGACTCGATAGAAGTAAGCAAGGGGTTGTTTTGGGGCGGAAGCATGGACGACGTGATTGAACTCTCTCAATTAAAAAAATTAAACAGCGAAAACAGCCGCTTTTTTATCGGATATGCCGGCTGGGGAGCCCATCAGATGGATGATGAATTAAAAAGAAACTCATGGGCCGTGGTCACGGCTACATCGGATGTTATCTTCAAAACAGACCCGCGTATTTTATGGAAAAAGCTAACCCGCAAACTGGGCAGCGATTACCGGTTGTGGGCCAAATTCCCGGTGAATCCTAATCTGAATTAA
- a CDS encoding DNA-3-methyladenine glycosylase, which yields MKKLPYSFYRQPDVVQIARSLLGKYFFSRIGGKLTGGIIAETEAYAGVTDKASHAYNGRRTPRTETMYLPGGFSYVYFSYGMHHLFNVVTNQKDIPHAVLVRGIIPTEGIDTMIKRRKINNLKQLCNGPAKLCQAMGITREHNALNLTGEILWIADDGLLLPDEAIEITPRIGIDYAGEDALLPYRFIYRHADYLPVKSRK from the coding sequence GTGAAAAAACTTCCGTATTCCTTTTACCGCCAACCGGATGTCGTACAAATTGCCCGGTCGCTGCTGGGTAAATATTTTTTTAGCCGTATCGGAGGAAAACTCACCGGAGGAATTATTGCCGAAACCGAAGCTTATGCCGGCGTAACCGACAAAGCCTCGCATGCCTACAACGGGAGACGAACACCCCGTACCGAAACCATGTATCTTCCGGGAGGCTTCAGCTATGTTTACTTTTCTTACGGTATGCATCACCTTTTTAATGTAGTGACCAATCAAAAGGACATCCCACACGCCGTTTTAGTGCGGGGAATTATTCCCACCGAAGGGATTGACACGATGATCAAGCGTCGCAAAATAAATAACCTGAAACAACTGTGCAACGGGCCTGCTAAGCTATGCCAGGCCATGGGCATTACCCGGGAACATAATGCATTAAACCTGACCGGAGAAATACTTTGGATTGCCGATGATGGCCTTCTCCTTCCGGACGAAGCAATAGAAATTACCCCACGTATTGGAATAGATTATGCCGGTGAGGATGCTTTGCTTCCCTATCGGTTTATCTATCGTCACGCCGATTATTTGCCGGTAAAAAGCAGGAAATAA
- the def gene encoding peptide deformylase produces MMLPITAYGHPVLKKKGEEIDKNYPELDKLIEDMFETMYESNGVGLAAPQINRSIRLFIVDASPFAEEYPEAQDFKKVFINAQLVREEGDEWEFEEGCLSVPGINEYVSRKPVIYLSYYDENFEFHEEEKFDGIKARIIQHEYDHTDGILFVDRLPAFKKLLLKRKLSDISVGKHGAKYKMIYPKKRVKK; encoded by the coding sequence ATGATGTTACCCATCACAGCATATGGCCATCCTGTTCTGAAAAAGAAAGGAGAAGAGATCGATAAGAATTATCCGGAACTGGATAAACTTATCGAAGATATGTTTGAAACCATGTACGAATCGAACGGCGTGGGGCTGGCGGCTCCGCAAATTAATCGCTCCATTCGTCTGTTTATTGTGGATGCTTCTCCTTTTGCTGAAGAGTATCCTGAAGCACAGGATTTTAAAAAAGTATTTATTAATGCTCAGCTGGTAAGAGAAGAAGGGGACGAATGGGAATTTGAAGAAGGATGCCTGAGTGTGCCCGGTATCAATGAGTATGTCTCGCGAAAACCGGTCATTTACCTGAGCTATTATGATGAGAATTTTGAGTTTCACGAAGAAGAGAAATTTGACGGAATAAAAGCCCGGATTATTCAGCATGAGTACGATCATACCGACGGGATTTTGTTTGTGGACCGGCTTCCGGCGTTTAAGAAATTATTGCTGAAACGAAAACTGAGTGATATCAGTGTGGGGAAACATGGGGCCAAATACAAAATGATTTACCCGAAAAAAAGGGTTAAGAAATAG
- a CDS encoding 30S ribosomal protein THX, translated as MGKGDKKTKRGKIVNGSYGRLRPKKKRKNKYVKPAQAKTTPEKKAEVSEEAPKAKKTTTKKTTTKKTTAKKTTTKKTTTKKTTAKAKKEEAVTEEKKESK; from the coding sequence ATGGGAAAAGGTGACAAAAAAACAAAAAGAGGAAAGATTGTAAATGGCTCGTATGGACGATTAAGACCTAAAAAGAAAAGAAAAAATAAATATGTAAAACCGGCTCAGGCAAAAACCACTCCCGAAAAAAAAGCTGAAGTAAGCGAAGAAGCTCCTAAAGCCAAGAAAACCACCACAAAAAAGACGACAACCAAAAAGACAACAGCTAAAAAAACGACAACCAAGAAAACCACTACCAAAAAAACAACGGCCAAAGCCAAAAAAGAGGAAGCCGTTACAGAAGAAAAAAAGGAATCCAAATAA
- a CDS encoding HU family DNA-binding protein, translating to MNKAELIDAMAAGAGLSKADAKKALDAFIGATTDALKKGDRVALVGFGSFSVSTRSARKGRNPQTGKEINIPAKKVVKFKAGADLSKGVK from the coding sequence ATGAACAAAGCTGAATTGATTGACGCTATGGCTGCAGGTGCAGGCTTAAGCAAAGCAGATGCTAAAAAAGCCCTTGATGCATTTATTGGTGCTACTACTGATGCCCTTAAAAAAGGTGATCGTGTTGCCTTGGTAGGTTTTGGTTCCTTTTCTGTTTCCACCCGCTCGGCCAGAAAAGGTCGCAATCCGCAAACGGGTAAAGAAATTAACATCCCTGCTAAAAAAGTAGTGAAATTTAAAGCAGGTGCTGATTTGTCAAAGGGCGTAAAATAA
- a CDS encoding DUF4412 domain-containing protein, with protein sequence MRKIIDTILFLLLLLPLKTFAGWYITEESHDRFGNKTYSAIFIQDSLIRYDRPTSVSIININKKQITLIFSQHQAYWQGTVNDLQQTTAAMAKEQLVKLLAYAPEKDKPRIRKAIAAIDHPQDTVDTLSVRPRVTVQKTGKTDTLLGYPVQEYNIVIDSNLRQTVWITSRVIPLSAEKIKQLMSLNQALSPLAIENSLGHSTAYFRLLSNGYILKSVNYAGNGNQIVTTVTQIKKTEVPEAIFQIPPGYVKSSLENVMQLDMKNDILNPKNIAPDDNKPDDGMPALPPPPPPLPNKRLSF encoded by the coding sequence ATGAGGAAGATAATTGACACGATTCTATTTTTACTGCTGTTATTACCATTAAAAACCTTTGCCGGATGGTATATCACCGAAGAAAGCCATGACCGGTTTGGCAACAAGACGTATAGCGCTATTTTTATTCAGGACAGTTTAATCCGGTACGATCGTCCCACATCGGTTAGTATTATCAACATCAACAAAAAACAGATTACCCTGATTTTCTCCCAACATCAGGCCTATTGGCAAGGAACGGTGAACGATCTGCAACAAACCACAGCCGCCATGGCCAAAGAACAACTGGTCAAACTGCTGGCCTATGCCCCTGAAAAAGACAAACCCCGGATAAGAAAAGCCATTGCCGCCATTGATCATCCGCAAGACACAGTAGATACGCTTTCTGTCCGCCCACGGGTTACGGTGCAAAAAACCGGAAAAACCGATACCTTGCTGGGTTATCCGGTCCAGGAATATAATATCGTTATTGACAGTAACCTCAGGCAAACGGTATGGATTACTTCGCGGGTAATACCGCTGTCAGCAGAAAAAATCAAACAGCTCATGTCGCTGAATCAGGCGCTCAGTCCGCTGGCCATAGAAAACAGTCTGGGACACAGCACGGCTTATTTCCGGCTTTTGAGCAACGGATACATTTTAAAATCGGTAAATTATGCAGGCAACGGGAACCAGATAGTCACCACAGTCACCCAGATAAAAAAAACAGAAGTACCGGAAGCCATTTTTCAAATTCCGCCCGGATATGTAAAGAGCTCGCTGGAAAACGTAATGCAGCTCGACATGAAAAATGATATTTTGAATCCCAAAAACATTGCTCCGGACGACAACAAACCGGATGACGGGATGCCGGCACTTCCTCCGCCTCCGCCCCCGTTACCCAACAAACGATTATCATTTTAA
- the ruvX gene encoding Holliday junction resolvase RuvX, with product MGRILAIDYGQKRTGLAVTDELQLIANGLETVATKDIWKYLSDYLKREKVDVIVVGEPRDMKNRPSDASRFVEPFVRKLRKTYPEMKIERYDERFTSKMAFQAMIDSGLGKKKRQNKALVDTISATLILQSYLESVKF from the coding sequence ATGGGTAGAATTTTAGCAATAGATTACGGACAAAAACGTACCGGACTGGCCGTTACGGATGAGCTTCAGCTGATTGCCAACGGACTGGAAACCGTGGCCACGAAAGACATCTGGAAATATCTCTCTGATTACTTAAAGCGTGAGAAGGTGGATGTGATTGTGGTGGGCGAACCCCGCGACATGAAAAACCGTCCGTCGGATGCCAGCCGGTTTGTGGAACCTTTTGTCCGGAAGCTGAGAAAGACGTATCCCGAGATGAAAATTGAACGTTATGATGAACGGTTCACTTCCAAAATGGCTTTTCAGGCCATGATTGACAGTGGGCTGGGAAAGAAAAAAAGACAAAACAAAGCCTTGGTGGATACCATTAGTGCTACCCTGATTCTGCAGTCGTATCTTGAATCTGTAAAATTTTAA
- the murD gene encoding UDP-N-acetylmuramoyl-L-alanine--D-glutamate ligase has translation MMLPFEDVFSPVRSVLILGFGREGQSTYRFLQRYYPHCRIGVADKNPDAVAGELPVTCHLGEEYLNALSGYDLIMKSPGIRLEKVDEKLREKITSQTDLFLQAYGRKTIGVTGTKGKSTTVSLIHHLLQKTGFRSVLMGNIGLPAFDFIDRIEQADQLVYELSAHQLQDVHASPHIAVLLNIYPEHLDYFGDFEKYKAAKQNIFRFQQAGDKAVCGEKPEGASFFCDEIRGTDLQKIQEKDLLRQTGLKGQHNLKNILVAFKVLQYLDVDESRLSGALAGFKGLPHRMEYVGNFGGIDFYNDSISTVPESAMAAVQSIPETDTLILGGYDRGVDYRQLIRFLSQSAVQNFFFIGQAGERMFQMFLAQKPTDKNLIPVENLQEVFVKLRSLKAVSCCLLSPAAASYDQFHNFEHRGDLFKKEARRFSPKK, from the coding sequence ATGATGTTGCCGTTTGAAGATGTTTTTTCTCCCGTTCGATCGGTGCTGATCCTGGGCTTCGGCAGAGAAGGTCAGTCCACCTACCGTTTTTTGCAGCGGTATTATCCGCATTGCCGGATTGGTGTGGCGGATAAAAATCCGGATGCGGTTGCCGGAGAATTACCGGTGACGTGCCATTTGGGAGAGGAATATTTGAATGCTTTGTCTGGTTATGATTTGATTATGAAATCGCCGGGTATCCGGTTGGAAAAGGTGGATGAGAAACTTCGTGAAAAGATCACTTCACAAACCGACCTGTTTTTGCAGGCTTATGGCAGGAAAACCATCGGGGTAACCGGAACCAAAGGGAAAAGTACGACGGTAAGCCTGATCCATCATTTGTTGCAAAAAACAGGATTTCGCTCTGTTCTGATGGGGAATATCGGTCTTCCGGCCTTTGATTTTATTGACCGGATAGAACAGGCTGATCAGCTGGTTTATGAACTTTCGGCACATCAGCTACAGGATGTACATGCCAGCCCGCATATTGCTGTTTTGCTGAATATTTACCCGGAACACCTTGATTATTTCGGGGATTTTGAAAAATACAAAGCGGCAAAGCAGAACATCTTTCGTTTTCAGCAAGCCGGTGATAAAGCAGTGTGTGGCGAAAAACCGGAAGGTGCTTCGTTTTTTTGTGACGAGATACGGGGTACCGATCTGCAAAAAATTCAGGAGAAAGATCTGCTGCGTCAGACCGGATTAAAAGGACAGCATAATTTGAAAAATATTCTGGTGGCTTTTAAAGTATTGCAGTATCTTGATGTGGATGAAAGCCGGTTGTCCGGGGCTTTGGCGGGTTTTAAAGGATTGCCGCACCGGATGGAATATGTGGGAAATTTTGGTGGAATAGATTTTTATAACGACAGCATTTCTACGGTTCCGGAGTCGGCTATGGCAGCCGTGCAAAGTATTCCGGAAACTGATACCCTTATTTTGGGCGGGTACGATCGCGGGGTGGATTATCGACAGCTTATCCGTTTCTTGTCGCAATCGGCGGTGCAAAATTTCTTTTTTATCGGGCAGGCCGGAGAACGGATGTTTCAGATGTTTTTAGCACAAAAACCAACAGATAAAAATTTGATTCCGGTAGAGAATCTGCAAGAAGTCTTTGTAAAATTAAGATCCTTAAAGGCTGTTTCGTGTTGTTTGCTTTCGCCCGCCGCTGCCAGCTATGACCAATTTCATAATTTTGAGCACCGGGGCGATCTTTTTAAAAAGGAAGCCAGACGATTTTCTCCTAAAAAATAA
- a CDS encoding TrmH family RNA methyltransferase yields the protein MDYQTKKDFYQYLCEYLTENRKKLFDRVIQYRTRHITVVLEDIYQPHNASAVLRSADLTGVQDIHIIENRNTYQVNPEVAMGSSKWLDLKKYNQAENNTPVAYEALRKAGYRIVATTPHKNDQTLDEISLDGKIALVFGTELKGLSPIAIEQADEYLRIPMYGFTESYNISVSAALVLFTLTEKLRKSDIPWQIPEEEKLDIKIEWAKRTIKHADLFEKEFLQNRKRTTSF from the coding sequence ATGGATTATCAGACTAAAAAAGATTTTTATCAATATTTATGTGAGTATTTAACCGAAAATCGCAAAAAGCTTTTCGACCGGGTTATTCAATACCGGACAAGACATATTACTGTGGTTTTGGAAGACATTTACCAGCCCCACAATGCCAGCGCTGTTTTACGCAGCGCTGACCTTACCGGTGTTCAGGACATTCACATCATCGAAAACCGAAACACCTATCAGGTTAATCCGGAGGTGGCGATGGGATCATCCAAATGGCTTGATTTAAAGAAATATAATCAGGCGGAAAACAATACACCGGTGGCTTATGAGGCACTGCGGAAAGCTGGATATCGCATTGTGGCTACCACGCCTCACAAAAACGATCAAACCTTAGACGAAATATCCCTTGACGGAAAGATTGCCCTGGTTTTTGGAACAGAACTCAAAGGGCTCTCCCCCATAGCCATTGAACAAGCTGATGAATATCTCCGGATTCCGATGTACGGTTTTACCGAAAGTTACAACATTTCCGTTTCGGCAGCGCTTGTCCTTTTCACCCTCACCGAAAAGTTAAGAAAATCGGATATCCCCTGGCAAATTCCGGAAGAAGAGAAGTTGGATATTAAAATTGAATGGGCCAAACGAACCATTAAACATGCTGATCTTTTCGAGAAAGAGTTCTTACAAAACAGAAAAAGAACGACTTCGTTTTGA
- a CDS encoding S9 family peptidase produces the protein MKKNSLFLFVIFFLFVWKVYSQDTTTQSLSVTRFLIAGPQTVQMPAFPGQPNLEGKIFQPVDLLKYNQKEVTDPVNGKVFLFDGKKPVKWQAESSDAVFPANFKTPYAIYRQAFYLRANRFVKLTLKAKSPQPFEIFIKKEKKLSQYQFQKKADFQSTTLTLEPGKYLVAIKWLAKKGEKTMPVKISLLPKKSYPVSSLSLSLSDKQFMDIDHLLLGQKLTSVSLNDDGTLIMLRYSETYPPKGETEKWFEIKNISTGKVLFSSQHSNLKQAAWVPGKQQISYLTKDGPVSALKIYDLTTHKEKLLMKTPEKFTQYTWSPNGNFIIYSIREKYTKNKSGVFKLEGMPDRWPWYRQRTQLYLFRLADHSTCPLTHGYLTQNLQDISPDGSHILFSESFPDYTQRPYTRQIMMQMNLKTRKVDTIWNAHFGGTAVYSPDGKKLLVTGSAAMFHGAGIHLKKAKIPNDFDIQAYIYTIATKKVKPITKNYNPSIEQAWWNLTDGQIYFLSQDRTYVNLWKYNPANQTFHALPVKTDVITRVSFARKAPVVSYCGSNISYPTTGWVYNLENSQQQKIADPEKNFFARVQFGKTEDWNFKNDKGTTIEGRIYYPPNYDPQKKYPLLVYYYGGTVPTSRDFGGRYPKNLFAAMGYIVYDLQPSGATGYGQDFSAIHVNGWGKQNAKDIIEGTKKFIQAHPQVNPKAVACLGASYGGYMTMWLQTQTDIFTTAIAHAGISDITSYWGQGYWGYLYSSVASANSFPWNNKKLYVDHSPLFLANKIHTPMLLLHGTADTNVPTGESIQLYTALKLLGRPVELVEIEGQNHHIIEYNKRILWQKTIFAWLAKYLKDQPQWWNYMYPKKDL, from the coding sequence ATGAAAAAAAACAGCTTATTTCTTTTCGTGATTTTTTTCCTTTTCGTATGGAAAGTATACAGCCAGGATACGACCACACAAAGCCTTTCGGTAACCCGTTTTCTCATTGCAGGACCACAAACCGTACAGATGCCTGCTTTTCCGGGCCAGCCCAATCTCGAAGGCAAAATATTTCAACCGGTCGATTTATTAAAATACAACCAAAAAGAAGTAACCGATCCGGTAAACGGAAAAGTCTTTTTGTTTGACGGGAAAAAACCGGTCAAGTGGCAAGCCGAAAGCTCCGATGCGGTTTTTCCGGCAAATTTCAAAACGCCATACGCCATTTACCGTCAGGCATTTTACCTTCGGGCCAACCGTTTCGTAAAACTCACCCTGAAAGCGAAAAGTCCGCAGCCTTTTGAAATCTTCATAAAAAAAGAAAAGAAACTTTCCCAGTATCAGTTTCAGAAAAAAGCAGATTTTCAGAGCACTACACTTACTCTTGAACCCGGAAAATATCTTGTAGCCATAAAATGGCTGGCCAAAAAAGGAGAAAAAACAATGCCGGTAAAAATATCATTACTTCCCAAAAAAAGCTATCCGGTTTCTTCTTTATCCCTTTCTCTTTCCGACAAACAATTTATGGACATTGACCACCTGTTGCTGGGACAAAAACTCACTTCGGTAAGTTTAAACGATGACGGCACGCTCATCATGTTGCGGTATTCGGAAACCTATCCGCCGAAAGGCGAAACCGAAAAATGGTTTGAGATCAAAAACATTTCTACCGGAAAAGTTCTCTTTTCATCCCAACACAGCAACCTGAAACAGGCCGCCTGGGTTCCCGGGAAACAACAGATTTCCTACCTGACCAAAGACGGCCCCGTATCGGCATTAAAAATTTACGATCTTACGACCCACAAGGAAAAGCTGTTAATGAAAACGCCTGAAAAATTTACCCAGTATACCTGGAGTCCCAATGGCAATTTCATTATTTACTCCATACGCGAAAAATACACGAAAAACAAATCGGGGGTTTTTAAACTGGAAGGAATGCCCGACCGCTGGCCCTGGTACCGCCAACGGACACAATTATACCTTTTCCGTCTGGCAGATCACAGTACTTGTCCGCTTACCCACGGATATCTCACTCAAAACCTGCAGGATATTTCACCGGACGGAAGCCACATTCTGTTCTCTGAAAGTTTTCCGGATTATACCCAAAGGCCTTACACCCGTCAAATCATGATGCAAATGAATTTGAAAACCCGGAAAGTGGACACCATCTGGAATGCCCATTTTGGCGGAACAGCAGTCTATTCACCCGATGGGAAAAAGCTACTGGTCACCGGAAGTGCAGCCATGTTTCACGGAGCCGGAATTCATTTGAAAAAAGCCAAAATCCCCAATGATTTCGACATTCAGGCCTACATCTATACAATAGCCACCAAAAAGGTGAAACCCATTACCAAAAATTACAATCCTTCCATTGAACAAGCCTGGTGGAATCTGACAGACGGACAAATTTATTTTCTCAGTCAGGACCGGACTTATGTGAATTTATGGAAATACAATCCGGCTAACCAGACTTTTCATGCCCTTCCGGTAAAAACCGATGTAATTACGCGGGTAAGTTTTGCCCGGAAAGCACCGGTAGTTAGTTACTGCGGCAGCAACATTTCGTACCCCACCACGGGTTGGGTTTACAATCTGGAAAACAGTCAGCAGCAAAAAATTGCCGATCCGGAAAAGAACTTTTTTGCCCGGGTACAATTTGGAAAAACCGAAGACTGGAATTTTAAAAATGATAAAGGAACAACCATAGAAGGACGCATTTATTATCCACCCAATTACGATCCGCAGAAAAAATATCCGTTGCTGGTTTACTATTACGGCGGAACTGTGCCCACATCAAGAGATTTTGGCGGCCGTTATCCGAAAAACCTGTTTGCTGCTATGGGTTACATTGTTTACGACCTGCAACCCAGCGGAGCCACCGGCTATGGCCAGGATTTTTCTGCTATTCATGTAAACGGATGGGGAAAACAAAATGCCAAAGACATTATCGAAGGTACTAAAAAGTTTATTCAGGCCCATCCACAGGTAAATCCCAAAGCGGTAGCCTGTCTTGGTGCTTCCTATGGTGGATACATGACCATGTGGTTACAAACCCAAACCGACATTTTCACCACCGCCATTGCCCATGCCGGAATCAGTGACATCACCTCTTACTGGGGCCAGGGATACTGGGGCTATTTATACAGTTCGGTAGCTTCGGCCAACAGTTTTCCGTGGAATAACAAGAAACTTTATGTGGATCACAGTCCGCTGTTTTTGGCCAATAAAATCCATACGCCGATGTTGCTGTTACACGGCACCGCCGACACCAATGTACCTACCGGCGAGAGCATTCAGCTTTATACCGCCTTGAAACTTCTCGGACGGCCGGTTGAATTGGTTGAGATCGAAGGACAAAACCACCATATTATCGAATACAACAAACGGATTTTGTGGCAAAAAACCATTTTTGCCTGGCTGGCTAAATATTTAAAAGATCAGCCCCAATGGTGGAATTACATGTATCCGAAGAAAGATTTATAG
- a CDS encoding tetratricopeptide repeat protein, translating into MSKKKHQEEKTQHQFENIEQSLSKTEEFIIENQKVLTIIVAVIVLIVLGFFGVKKYYLQPKEKEAQEQIYMAQHYFQADSLDKALYGDGNNLGFVDIAKMYSITKAGNLADYYAGICFLKKGNFDNAIKYLKKFDSDDEIVGPMAKGALGDAYLEKGDKEKAVKYYMEAANLRDNEFTSPLFLLKAGEVDEMLGNYDKAIEAYKRIQQDYYKSLEARDIEKYIARAQELKKQK; encoded by the coding sequence ATGTCGAAAAAGAAACATCAGGAAGAAAAGACGCAACATCAGTTTGAAAATATCGAACAGTCTCTTTCCAAAACAGAAGAGTTTATTATTGAGAACCAGAAGGTTCTGACTATTATCGTCGCCGTTATTGTGTTGATCGTACTGGGATTCTTTGGCGTGAAGAAATATTATCTGCAGCCAAAAGAAAAAGAAGCCCAGGAACAAATTTATATGGCACAGCATTATTTTCAGGCCGATTCGCTGGATAAAGCGTTATATGGCGATGGAAATAACCTCGGATTTGTGGACATCGCAAAAATGTACAGCATTACCAAAGCGGGTAATCTGGCCGATTATTATGCCGGTATCTGTTTCCTGAAAAAAGGAAATTTTGATAATGCCATAAAATATCTGAAAAAATTTGACAGCGACGATGAAATTGTTGGTCCCATGGCAAAAGGAGCATTGGGTGATGCTTACCTTGAAAAAGGGGATAAGGAAAAAGCGGTGAAATATTACATGGAAGCCGCTAATTTGCGGGATAATGAATTTACCAGTCCTTTGTTCCTGCTGAAAGCCGGTGAAGTGGACGAAATGCTGGGAAATTATGATAAAGCCATTGAAGCTTACAAACGGATTCAGCAAGATTATTATAAAAGTCTTGAAGCAAGAGATATTGAAAAATATATTGCCCGTGCACAAGAACTGAAAAAACAGAAGTAA
- the fmt gene encoding methionyl-tRNA formyltransferase — protein sequence MNKEKEALRIVFMGTPDFAVASLEAILKAGYPVVGVITAPDKPAGRGKKLTPSPVKKYALSKGLEILQPSRLKDHQFLEQLKALQADLQVVVAFRMLPEVVWNMPPMGTINLHASLLPQYRGAAPIHHAVMNGEKETGLTTFLLQKEIDTGNILLQRKLSIGPDETVGELHDRMMEAGAELLVETIEGLRKNEIRPISQDELIRPGMELKPAPKIKKEDCRIDWNNDGETLHNFIRGLSPFPGAFSFLKSPEGKTYQVKIYRASFEKDPEQLHPGTILTDGKTFLKVAVVGGFVRLLEWQLPGKKRMDTETILRGFSLDDRWRFE from the coding sequence ATGAACAAAGAAAAAGAAGCATTGCGCATCGTATTTATGGGAACTCCGGATTTTGCTGTGGCTTCGCTGGAGGCCATTTTAAAAGCCGGATATCCTGTGGTTGGAGTAATTACTGCTCCGGACAAGCCGGCAGGCCGTGGCAAAAAACTAACCCCCTCGCCGGTGAAAAAATATGCGCTTTCCAAAGGCCTGGAGATTCTTCAGCCGTCCCGTTTAAAAGATCATCAGTTTTTGGAGCAGTTAAAGGCCTTGCAAGCCGATTTGCAGGTGGTGGTAGCCTTTAGGATGTTGCCTGAAGTGGTTTGGAATATGCCGCCCATGGGAACCATTAATCTGCATGCTTCCCTGTTGCCGCAGTACCGGGGAGCGGCGCCGATTCACCATGCGGTGATGAACGGAGAAAAAGAAACCGGATTGACAACTTTTCTTTTGCAAAAAGAAATCGATACGGGAAATATTTTGCTTCAGCGCAAGCTTTCGATTGGCCCTGACGAAACGGTGGGCGAGTTACACGACCGGATGATGGAAGCCGGAGCGGAGCTGTTGGTGGAAACCATCGAAGGGTTACGGAAAAATGAAATCCGGCCAATTTCCCAGGATGAATTGATACGTCCCGGAATGGAGCTAAAACCGGCTCCTAAAATAAAGAAAGAAGATTGCCGCATTGACTGGAATAACGATGGGGAAACCCTGCATAATTTTATTCGCGGATTAAGTCCGTTTCCCGGTGCATTCTCATTTTTAAAATCCCCGGAAGGGAAAACCTATCAGGTGAAAATTTACCGGGCTTCTTTTGAAAAAGATCCTGAACAGTTGCATCCCGGCACGATTCTTACCGATGGAAAAACTTTTCTCAAAGTAGCCGTTGTGGGCGGTTTTGTCCGGCTTTTGGAATGGCAGTTGCCAGGGAAAAAACGGATGGATACGGAAACCATTCTTCGTGGATTTTCGTTGGATGACCGCTGGCGATTCGAATAA